One Bythopirellula goksoeyrii genomic window, TCAATCCAAGTCTTATAAGTCCGAGGTGATGCCAAGTCGCCCCACGTGGCGGCGTTCGCCGTTCCTATCGTGAGCGCCGCGAGCAAGCCATTCATCTCACCTACCAGTCGAGTATGTAAGATCAGGTTGTCTGGATTGGGATGAACGAGTGCTGTGAACTGGCCATCAAGACCTTCAGATCTCTTGAATTCAACTCGAGCACTTTCATCGATAGCAAACTTTGTCTTTAGGTCCTCCAGCATTCTTTGGGTTGCGCGAAACGTCCCACCAGTCGGACTAACGACTTTCTTGCCATTAAGCTCGATTTCGCGATCATCATAGGCCAGCACAACCAGGTGATGCGTAGGATCGGACTCCAGCCAATGGTGCAGTTTATCTCCATGATGCTGGGCAGCGTCAAAGCCATAATTCGCGTCAAGAAAGGCGATACGTTCAATTGTGCCGGGGATTTCCTCGTCGGCATCCAGGTAGCCAAACAGAAAACTGCCTCCACCACTATGAGCGGTGAGTGCGATACGAACTACATCGCTGGGGAGGCTGGCGGCCAAGGAATCAACCATCTGGCGGATAGTCTGCGGCCCATTCGTTCGTTGGCTTTTCCAACTGGGCCAGCTGAGGCAGTTGGCTTGCACACAAGCCAGCACGATCGTTCGTTCAGTTTCCAACGAAGCAAATTGTCTCCACTGGGCCGCGGCGTGCTGAATATCAAAGTGCCAATCCATGCCTTCCTTCAACTGGTATCCAAGAGTTTGCTCAGCCGTGTTGCCGTTGGGAGTGGCATAGAGGATTAGTAGAATGGGCAGATCTGGATCAATTCGATCCGCCGCTGGGGCTAAGACAATCGCGCGGGTATCTTCGGCAAAGCGGATCTCTCGAACCTGCTCATTCTGCGATCCATAAGACACAAACCCCGGCCACAATGCCGATCGGCTTGCATGCGCTTCTCCTGAAAGTAACAATCCGGCCAAGAGCGGAAGTGAATACCGAATCCTATTCACTGGGCTGTTTCCCGAAAACATTTTCGTGCAGTTCGTTCTTTGCACTATCCTTCGAAGCCTTTTTGATCCACCAACTATCGGTGGCGATTGCTCCAACGGTTAGCACACCCAACACGGCCAATTCCCAGAGCACCAACTGGGTGCCATGCTTATCTAGCCAAGCAAAGAGGGGATGATCTGCCTGGCTGGTGGCTTCGACGTTCGTGCCGTTTACTGCCAGAAAGGCCATAAAACCATAGGCGAACACGGTCACGACAAACACCATCCCCACGGGGATCAGCAGGGTGTAAAAGGGGTTCTTCCATTTGTTGACAGGCATGAGGTAGCTCTTCAGAGAGCGAAGGGTTTAGCGAACCTTCTCATTGTGGCGCGCCACCTGGGCGGAATCAATCCGCGTTAGACTTGCCTTGGCAATTCGCTTCTCTCTTGCATTGCCATTCTTAACGACCTTGCGATAGAAGACGCGGGCGACTTCTGGCTGGCCTGCCGCTTCCGCCGTGCGACCCCTGCGCAAATAGGTGGCGGCTCGCTGATTTTCTAGCCAATTCACCGCATTGGGTTCAGCGTCCACAGGACGACCCACGACATCAACATCTGCCCCTCGACGGCGAGCGGCCTCGGCTAGGACTTCCCGGTCCATTTCGGCCAAATCGATCACCGTTGCGCTCATAGAGAGAGAGCCAGAGAAAGAACTCGTGCCCAGAGAGCGATTGCCCACTCGATCAAACCGAGTTCGCGTACTGCCACCAATACTTCCAAGAGAGGCAGTTCCGCCGGTCGGCACAACGACAGTAGTCGAAACGCCAAAATAATGAAATGTGGGCAACTGAACTGTCTGCTGGTAAGTAATTTGTGCCTTAGCGGGGGCAGCTATTGTCGCGGCGAATACCAATGCCAAGTAGCGAGTTTTCATGACGAGCCTCCTTTGAGTCGGTGAAAATCGTCGCACTCAGTGATTGTACTCCTTTATAGCCATTGGCAGCAAGCCAATGGTTAGCAAGGCAGCGATTTTCAGCAATCAATACTCCTTCTGCAAGACACCATCGGCGCGATTGCCCAATTGTTCGAGCACTTTCTCGTCAGTGTCTACGTTCAATGCGCGACTGGATCCATCAGCTAGAGCGATGTTCACAATTCCAGGATGAGCGCTATCGAAACCCCCGACCTCCAAAGGTCCTGGTGGATCAGACTCAGCCTCTTTGTTTCGTTGAGACCACCGATAGCGACTCTCGATCTTGCTTGTGTTACGCAAAGTAGCCCGGGTGCCACTTACCCAGCCGAGACTGCTCTCCAACGGCATCATCTCCCCTATTAGCAAAGTCTGTGAACTGCCATCGAGAATGTCGCTGTAGCGGATGTTACTATTGAGAAACATTACTCCATTGTTGTCATCGTCGATTGGTGTTTCGCTCCCATCGTGGCAACCAGCGTAGGTTCCAAAGGCGATTGTTTCGTCTTGATTTTTCTCGCTACCAGGGAATGAAGGGCACATCAACAGCGAAACGGAGACCGCTCGAATGGGAGCATTCACCGGCGCGAAGGCGCCCGCCTCTTGGTCGAAAAGTTCATAGACGGTACTCATTTCCATGTAGGGGAGGATTTGCACGATCCAGCTCACCTTTTGACCGTCGGGTTCGCTGCGGATTGGACCGGTCGGATTGATCACCCCCGCAGGGAGATGCTCGACTCCAAATTCATAGTTGTGCGTGGCAAGTGCCAATTGTGAGATGTTATTGAGGCATCCGGTACGCCGAGCTGCTTCGCGCGCCGCCTGGACTGCGGGGAGCAGCAGTGCGACCAGGATGCCGATGATGGCAATCACCACCAGAAGTTCTACTAAAGTAAAAGCTTTTTCTGATTTTTTCATGATATTACTCCTTGTTGGAGGGAGAAGGTTCGTCAAACATAAATTCGAAAGAACGTTGGGTAAGCTGTTGCAAGTTGGAACCAAGTCGGGCTGTGACCGCGATGCTGCGATCTCTTACCAAGATTTCTATCGTGGCAGGTGTGTCACCGGGCAAAACTTCGTCAGCCAACTGCCAGATTTCCCCTGCGTAGTCCCTACTTGCGGCCACCTGTTGCCGAGCCCGCAGGATACCCGCTTCAAGCACCAGCTCGGTTTGGCGCAGGTCGCGCTGGCTGCGGACTTCGACATGGGACCGCAACGCCGAGCGGATCGTCGCCGTGACCATCGCCGTCACGATCGCCAGGCAGGCCAGAACGCAGATCAGGATCGCGCCCGACTGACTGGCAGGTCTTGCGAGAAGTATTCTGAATCGTCCGCTCATTGTTTCACCTCCTGCAGACCGGCCAATCGCAGGAGTCGTCCCACTTCAGCCATGGTTTGTAGCAGTGGCCGAGGAGCGATTCCTACCAACTTCAAGTCGCGAGTGACAGAGATTTCCCAGCGGGTGGGTGAAACATGCTCAGTAAATTCGACGTCTGCGTCCGCCGGCAGATTGTAATATTCACGCCGAGTGCGGGAATCATCCACAGCCTGTTCACGGAGCACATGCTCATCGAGCACTCGGTAGGTAACGACCGCTCCGTCAGCAAAAGTCAGTTCTAGGACAGCTTCATGATCGGTTTCAACGGCAGAAGATCGTTGCACGTCGCTGCGAAAATCGTGGCCTAGCCTCGTCATTGATCGACTCACCCGGGCCTGATCGCGAGAACTCGATTCCAGATTCATTACGCGATGCACCATCCCCAGCGACAATACCATCAGGACGCTGCTGACAGAGATGGATACCATCACCTCGATGAGCGTAAAGCCGTTGTGATGTCTCATGGTGTTTCTTTCGCTAAGGGAGGGGGCTCGATCCAGCCGACGAGCTCCAAGGGTTTCGGCTGGCCCAGTCGATCCCATTGAATTCGTATTACGAGACGCAGGCCATCGAAGTCGTCAATCGTTTCGGCCGAAAGTTGCGGATTCGGCAGCGAGGCTTGTGCTATGGGAGACGGCGTTAGGTCTGCAAGTGCCCTTTCACGTTCTTCGTCCTCCAGTGCGGTGAGTCGTTCTAACTGGTTGGAAACTTCCTCGAGTGCAGACTGGTAATGCCGTGCGTCTTGTTGCAATCGACCACTCCGCACGGCCAACGGTCCAGCGAACGACATCGCACCAATCAAAAGCGTGGCGGCCACGAGCAATTCCGTCATCGTGATGCCGTGGCGCGTAGGACGGCCACTCTTGCCCGTCTTCGAAACAACGACCAGGCGTGGTCGTTCTGCAATGCGATAAAACCTTGATCTAATCATTTCACGCGAGTCCCGATACCAAATCAATGAGCGGTGTAAGACAAGCTAGGCCTACCATCAATACCGCCCCGGCCATAATCAGAATCACTAGTGTCTGGAGAAGCATGACGACGATTTCAATTCGACCTCCCACACGGTCCCGCCTCAACCGTGCCAGCTGCGACATGGACCAGGCACGTGACTGAGGCGAGGTAGAGTCATTGAGTGCTCGAGATTCTGGTGGAGTTAAGAGGTGAGCCGTAGCCATGCTCTCCCAGATGTCAGCCCCTTGCTCGATTTCGTTGCGGACGAACAACAGCTTGTGCCGCATGAGTGTGTCGTAGTGATATCGGGCCAACGTAGACAATGACCCGGCCAGGGGTCGCCCGGACCGGACGGAGACGGATAGCAAATTCAATAAATCTGCCGAGCGCAACTGGGCAATCGGAGGCAAAAGTCGCGACCATATGTTCCGGCGACAGAAGCGACGAGCCCTTTCTGAGCGAATGAGCCATAGGAAGCCAGCGACTACGATGGCTATCAGATACCAATAGTTTACTGCCCAATTACTTACACGAATCATCCAGATCGTGGGGTCGGATAAATCCAAAGAGAAGTCATCAAAAATTGCTTGGAAACTAGGCATTATCTTGATCATGATGAAGCTCAGTACAAGCACAAATATGGTCATAGTAATCGTCGCATAGAATCCTAATTGCCGGACGCGCATATCCACTTGTTTGGCAGTCGTGTCTTCTCGCTCCAGGAGGTTGGTAAGGACAGCTGGTAAGGTGCCTGATTGATCGCCTAATCGAATTGCTAACTGCTGTTCGTCGGAGACTACTCCCGGGGTTTGCTCCAAGGCATCGGCTAGCGGCGTTCCAGCGGCCAATCGCCTGGCTAGCAAGCGCAAGCGGCGGCGAAAACGAAAGCGATGTTCCGCAGCCAAACTCGCGACCAGCGGAGCAGCCTCCAGTCGTTCGGTTGCCGCTACTCGAAGAATTCTCAGCAAGGACCGCTGTTTTGATGCAATCCTATCCGCTGGCCACCAAGGAGTGGTCAGCACCGGCGAGAGCCGTCGCAAGGCATGTTTGACTCGTGCAAAGGTGGGGAAATGAGCTTGCAAAAGATTTATCCTGTGAGACCCTTAATCAGGGTGACCAATGGTAGATAAAGGGCAAAAACAACTCCCGCCACGACGAGTCCCACCAATAGAATTGTGAACTGGGGAATGAAACCAGTGCTCCAATCAAGTCGGTTTCGAACCCGCTCTGCATACATTTCAGCCACCTCTCGCAAAAGCGGCAGACTTGGTGCTCCAGACGGTCCAGCTCGCAAGGCGTGAGCGACCGTTGCAGGCAGGCGCGTCTCGCTGACTACTGTTTCTGGGAGGCACCATTCGTCCTGAGCAGCCACAGCCAAACTCTCCGAATCCTT contains:
- a CDS encoding DUF1559 domain-containing protein, with product MKKSEKAFTLVELLVVIAIIGILVALLLPAVQAAREAARRTGCLNNISQLALATHNYEFGVEHLPAGVINPTGPIRSEPDGQKVSWIVQILPYMEMSTVYELFDQEAGAFAPVNAPIRAVSVSLLMCPSFPGSEKNQDETIAFGTYAGCHDGSETPIDDDNNGVMFLNSNIRYSDILDGSSQTLLIGEMMPLESSLGWVSGTRATLRNTSKIESRYRWSQRNKEAESDPPGPLEVGGFDSAHPGIVNIALADGSSRALNVDTDEKVLEQLGNRADGVLQKEY
- a CDS encoding prepilin-type N-terminal cleavage/methylation domain-containing protein, whose amino-acid sequence is MRHHNGFTLIEVMVSISVSSVLMVLSLGMVHRVMNLESSSRDQARVSRSMTRLGHDFRSDVQRSSAVETDHEAVLELTFADGAVVTYRVLDEHVLREQAVDDSRTRREYYNLPADADVEFTEHVSPTRWEISVTRDLKLVGIAPRPLLQTMAEVGRLLRLAGLQEVKQ
- a CDS encoding type IV pilus modification PilV family protein, translated to MIRSRFYRIAERPRLVVVSKTGKSGRPTRHGITMTELLVAATLLIGAMSFAGPLAVRSGRLQQDARHYQSALEEVSNQLERLTALEDEERERALADLTPSPIAQASLPNPQLSAETIDDFDGLRLVIRIQWDRLGQPKPLELVGWIEPPPLAKETP
- a CDS encoding type II secretion system F family protein; this encodes MQAHFPTFARVKHALRRLSPVLTTPWWPADRIASKQRSLLRILRVAATERLEAAPLVASLAAEHRFRFRRRLRLLARRLAAGTPLADALEQTPGVVSDEQQLAIRLGDQSGTLPAVLTNLLEREDTTAKQVDMRVRQLGFYATITMTIFVLVLSFIMIKIMPSFQAIFDDFSLDLSDPTIWMIRVSNWAVNYWYLIAIVVAGFLWLIRSERARRFCRRNIWSRLLPPIAQLRSADLLNLLSVSVRSGRPLAGSLSTLARYHYDTLMRHKLLFVRNEIEQGADIWESMATAHLLTPPESRALNDSTSPQSRAWSMSQLARLRRDRVGGRIEIVVMLLQTLVILIMAGAVLMVGLACLTPLIDLVSGLA